One segment of Chryseobacterium turcicum DNA contains the following:
- a CDS encoding NADH-quinone oxidoreductase subunit J family protein has protein sequence MDQFLFFLVAFLAVASAVYFVFAKNPLYAILSLIVTMFSIAGMYILLNAQFLAIIQIIVYAGAIMVLFLYILMMLNLNKQDESKKNNTLKFVGVFTAGLLLIGVLGVFRGVQENHVVVENVDKGVGLTKNLGRLLFNDYVLPFELASILILAGIVGAVLIGKKDL, from the coding sequence TTTAGCAGTAGCAAGTGCAGTTTACTTTGTATTTGCAAAAAATCCTTTGTATGCTATTTTGTCATTAATTGTTACAATGTTTTCTATTGCTGGAATGTATATTCTTCTGAATGCGCAGTTCCTGGCAATTATCCAAATCATCGTTTACGCAGGTGCTATCATGGTGCTTTTCCTTTATATCTTAATGATGCTTAATCTTAATAAGCAAGACGAAAGTAAGAAGAACAATACTTTAAAGTTTGTGGGAGTTTTTACAGCAGGTCTTCTTTTGATTGGTGTTTTAGGGGTTTTCAGAGGAGTGCAAGAAAATCATGTAGTGGTTGAGAACGTAGACAAAGGAGTAGGTCTTACAAAGAATCTGGGAAGACTTTTGTTTAATGACTATGTTTTGCCGTTTGAGCTTGCTTCAATCCTGATTTTAGCAGGTATTGTAGGTGCGGTATTAATCGGTAAAAAAGATTTATAA
- the nuoK gene encoding NADH-quinone oxidoreductase subunit NuoK: MGEVNTFMQSIPLEYFITLCSVLFCLGVLGVLLRKNAIVILGCVELMLNSVNLLLAAFAAYNGNSDGQLLVFFIMVVAAAEVAVGLAIIAMLYRNTRSVDVSIFNKLKG; this comes from the coding sequence ATGGGAGAAGTAAATACATTTATGCAAAGCATCCCTCTAGAATATTTCATTACTCTTTGTTCAGTATTATTCTGTTTAGGAGTTTTGGGAGTATTGCTTAGAAAAAATGCGATTGTAATTTTAGGTTGTGTAGAGCTTATGCTTAATTCTGTAAACCTTTTATTGGCTGCATTTGCGGCATACAACGGGAACAGTGACGGACAGCTTTTGGTTTTCTTTATCATGGTAGTTGCCGCTGCAGAAGTAGCAGTTGGTTTAGCAATTATTGCGATGTTATATAGAAACACCCGTTCTGTAGATGTTAGTATATTTAATAAATTAAAAGGATAA
- the nuoL gene encoding NADH-quinone oxidoreductase subunit L — protein sequence MENLIYAIILLPLIGFLINGLFGKNLPKIVVGSLATVAVFAPFCIAVSLFLNFDSESPAVIVRAFEWFRVNGIQINFGFQIDQLSLMMVMIITGIGSLIHLYSIGYMSHDKGFYKFFTYLNLFIFSMLLLVMGSNYMILFIGWEGVGLCSYLLIGFWYTNEEYGKAARKAFIMNRIGDLGLLIGIFMIASQTNSVDYISVAQNASKFELDGTIIIFITASLFIGAVGKSAQVPLYTWLPDAMAGPTPVSALIHAATMVTAGIYLVVRSNFLFTLAPTVQDGILLIGFLTAALAGFYALRQNDIKKVLAYSTVSQLGFMFIALGLGAYSTAMFHVMTHAFFKALLFLGAGSVIHAMSNEQDMRFMGGLKKVIPITHITFLIGTLAISGFPLLSGMISKDEILVAAFAKNPIYWVMLFILAATTAAYMFRLYYLTFHGEFRGTEEQKHHLHESPMNMTLPLIVLAILSVLGGFINLPHFIGHGHYAKLMEWLKPVLTPESFKQMEATLSGVDFNTEMILLGATVLMFFTVWFIVKNMYVNKKKMAKPENEYTGWEKLSAKKLYVDELYNALIVKTFEGLGRGGKMFDKGVLDRFVDYIGEGAEDSGKSMKRIQNGNVESYVLIMALAVGIILIVNFILQ from the coding sequence ATGGAGAATTTAATATATGCAATAATACTTTTACCACTTATAGGTTTTCTTATCAACGGGCTTTTCGGAAAAAATCTTCCTAAGATTGTAGTCGGAAGCTTGGCAACAGTTGCAGTTTTTGCACCTTTTTGTATAGCAGTAAGCTTATTTTTAAATTTCGATTCAGAAAGTCCTGCAGTTATTGTAAGAGCTTTCGAATGGTTTAGAGTAAACGGAATTCAAATCAACTTTGGTTTTCAGATTGATCAATTATCATTGATGATGGTCATGATTATCACAGGAATCGGATCGTTGATTCACCTCTACTCTATCGGATACATGAGTCACGATAAAGGTTTTTATAAGTTTTTTACTTACTTAAATCTTTTCATCTTCTCAATGTTACTCTTGGTAATGGGAAGTAATTATATGATTTTATTCATCGGTTGGGAAGGTGTAGGTCTTTGTTCTTACTTATTGATCGGATTCTGGTATACCAACGAAGAATACGGTAAAGCAGCAAGAAAAGCGTTCATCATGAACAGAATTGGTGACCTTGGTTTACTAATCGGTATTTTCATGATTGCGTCTCAGACCAACTCTGTAGATTATATTTCAGTAGCACAAAATGCTTCTAAATTTGAATTAGACGGAACCATTATCATCTTTATCACAGCCAGTTTATTTATCGGTGCTGTTGGTAAATCTGCTCAGGTTCCTTTATATACTTGGTTACCGGATGCGATGGCAGGTCCAACTCCTGTTTCTGCATTAATTCACGCGGCAACGATGGTTACGGCAGGTATTTATTTGGTGGTAAGATCAAACTTCTTATTCACTTTAGCTCCAACAGTACAAGACGGAATTTTATTAATCGGTTTCTTAACCGCTGCTTTGGCTGGTTTCTACGCACTGCGTCAGAACGATATCAAAAAAGTATTGGCATATTCTACAGTTTCACAACTTGGTTTTATGTTTATTGCTTTAGGTTTAGGAGCTTATTCTACAGCAATGTTCCACGTAATGACACACGCTTTCTTCAAAGCATTGTTATTCTTAGGAGCAGGTTCTGTAATTCACGCAATGAGCAACGAGCAGGATATGCGTTTTATGGGTGGACTTAAAAAAGTAATACCAATTACACACATTACTTTCTTAATCGGAACATTGGCAATTTCAGGTTTCCCTTTACTTTCGGGAATGATTTCTAAAGACGAAATTTTGGTTGCCGCTTTTGCTAAAAACCCTATCTACTGGGTAATGTTATTCATTTTAGCAGCAACAACCGCAGCATATATGTTCAGACTGTATTATTTGACTTTCCACGGAGAGTTCAGAGGTACAGAAGAGCAAAAACATCACTTACACGAAAGTCCGATGAACATGACGTTACCATTGATTGTTCTAGCGATTCTTTCAGTACTTGGAGGTTTTATTAATTTACCACACTTTATCGGTCACGGTCATTATGCTAAATTAATGGAATGGTTAAAACCAGTTTTAACTCCGGAAAGTTTCAAACAAATGGAAGCTACACTTTCAGGTGTTGATTTCAATACAGAAATGATTCTTTTAGGAGCAACAGTCTTAATGTTCTTCACGGTTTGGTTTATTGTTAAAAACATGTACGTTAACAAGAAGAAAATGGCTAAACCTGAAAATGAATATACAGGCTGGGAAAAATTGTCTGCTAAAAAATTATACGTTGATGAACTTTACAATGCATTAATCGTAAAAACTTTCGAAGGACTTGGACGTGGCGGAAAAATGTTTGATAAAGGCGTTTTAGACCGTTTCGTAGATTATATCGGAGAAGGTGCTGAAGACAGCGGTAAATCGATGAAGCGTATTCAAAACGGAAACGTTGAAAGCTATGTTTTGATTATGGCTTTAGCAGTGGGAATTATATTAATTGTTAACTTTATATTACAATAA
- a CDS encoding complex I subunit 4 family protein, whose amino-acid sequence MSYLLLTLLLLPLVGSGLVFAWKNASSKYLALGIALIQMLLTFYILSDFNFEPTVDSVLQYEIKYPWSQFIKSNLHFGIDGMSLLLLLLTNILSPLIILSSFNENVSYKNSFYGLILLMQFGLVGVFTALDGLLFYIFWEVTLIPIWFIAALWGQENKRMEFTTKFFVYTFVGSLFMLAGLIYVGIHSASFDVTDLYNADLGETQQIVVFWFIFFAFAVKLPVFPFHTWQPDTYTYSPTQGSMLLSGIMLKMAIYGVIRYLLPITPTAIFGISGQIVIILAIVGIVHGALIAIIQTDMKRIIAYSSFSHVGLMVAGIFSSAVITLNGTLNIEGAEGALVQTFAHGINVAGLFYCADILYKRFKTRDIRQMGGLAKVAPKFAVLFLLIILGSMGVPLTNGFIGEFILIKSIFDFNILASIIAGLTIILAAVYLLRFYGKAMFGEGNAEVLSTAKDLSAVEFSVLASIAVFVIVFGIFPQPIIDMVGSSLKFVYSSMIN is encoded by the coding sequence ATGTCTTATTTACTATTAACATTATTACTTTTACCTCTTGTAGGTTCGGGATTAGTTTTTGCATGGAAGAACGCTTCTAGCAAATATTTGGCGCTGGGAATTGCTTTGATTCAGATGTTGCTTACATTTTACATCCTTTCGGATTTCAATTTTGAACCGACGGTGGATAGTGTTTTGCAATACGAGATCAAATATCCTTGGTCGCAGTTTATAAAAAGTAACCTTCACTTCGGAATCGATGGGATGAGTTTGCTTCTTTTATTGCTGACTAATATTCTTTCGCCGTTAATTATTTTATCATCTTTTAACGAAAACGTAAGCTACAAAAACTCTTTCTACGGATTAATTTTGCTAATGCAATTTGGTCTTGTAGGAGTATTTACAGCGTTAGACGGTTTGTTATTCTATATTTTCTGGGAAGTAACGTTGATACCAATCTGGTTTATTGCTGCTCTTTGGGGACAAGAAAACAAAAGAATGGAATTCACAACAAAATTCTTCGTGTATACCTTCGTAGGATCTTTGTTTATGTTGGCTGGTTTAATCTATGTCGGAATTCACTCAGCATCGTTTGATGTTACAGATTTGTATAATGCAGATTTAGGTGAAACGCAGCAGATTGTTGTATTCTGGTTTATCTTCTTTGCATTTGCAGTGAAACTTCCGGTTTTCCCTTTCCATACTTGGCAACCCGATACGTATACCTACTCTCCTACTCAGGGATCAATGCTTTTATCAGGAATTATGCTGAAAATGGCAATCTACGGAGTAATCAGATATTTGTTACCTATCACGCCGACTGCAATTTTTGGAATTTCAGGACAGATTGTAATTATCTTAGCCATTGTAGGAATTGTACACGGTGCTTTAATTGCGATTATCCAAACGGATATGAAGAGAATCATAGCTTATTCATCTTTCTCACACGTTGGATTGATGGTGGCTGGTATTTTCTCTTCCGCAGTAATTACTTTAAATGGAACTTTAAATATTGAAGGTGCTGAAGGAGCTTTGGTTCAAACTTTTGCTCACGGTATCAACGTTGCAGGTTTGTTCTATTGTGCAGATATTTTATACAAAAGATTCAAAACAAGAGATATCAGACAAATGGGAGGTTTGGCAAAAGTAGCCCCTAAATTTGCGGTATTATTCTTATTGATTATTTTAGGTTCAATGGGAGTTCCGTTAACCAATGGTTTTATTGGAGAATTTATCTTGATTAAATCTATTTTCGATTTTAATATTTTAGCTTCTATCATTGCAGGTTTAACGATCATTTTGGCAGCAGTGTATCTATTAAGATTTTACGGTAAAGCAATGTTTGGTGAAGGTAATGCAGAAGTTTTGAGCACCGCTAAAGATTTATCGGCAGTAGAGTTTTCAGTATTGGCAAGTATTGCCGTATTTGTAATCGTGTTTGGTATTTTCCCTCAACCGATTATCGATATGGTGGGAAGTTCATTGAAGTTTGTTTATTCATCAATGATTAATTAG
- a CDS encoding NADH-quinone oxidoreductase subunit N, which yields MSVLIIVFLTAVAALFSGVFEKGKFARYIGIFGLIVALYVSFLPEASFFEKYRLMYEYGANTALFTKISIVTTLLLFFLGGFAFSNHRNHQSELYALMLFALCGGFVLFGYQNLVTLFLGVEILSIPLYVMAGANKTDLRSNEASLKYFLMGAFATGFLLLGIAFIYGSTGTFDLYRIHDFSTVNPTNGMFILGVVLMLCAMAFKVALAPFHMWSPDVYQGSPSLITAFMASVVKISGFYALFRLMTIGFSGVTHEWINILGVFLIITLLLANAMGLAQTNAKRMLAYSSVSHAGYIGLVFFGMNALSTYTLAFYLFAYSLSTVGVFMCLIWVEKLKRETSYGAFKGLAKSEPLLATVATISLLSMAGIPLTAGFMGKFSLFAQALSKDNNAFLVIVAVLGSAISIAYYLRLIIAMFFFKESTFKTNEKVSITYNIVAVFIIVSIIALGVFPDLFAKQFGL from the coding sequence ATGAGTGTTTTAATTATTGTTTTCCTGACGGCAGTTGCTGCATTATTCTCGGGAGTTTTTGAAAAAGGAAAATTCGCAAGATACATTGGGATTTTTGGGTTAATCGTTGCATTATATGTAAGCTTTTTACCTGAAGCTTCTTTCTTCGAAAAATACAGATTGATGTATGAGTACGGAGCAAATACAGCTTTGTTTACAAAAATTTCTATTGTAACGACTTTGCTTTTATTCTTCCTTGGAGGTTTTGCATTCAGCAATCACAGAAACCATCAGTCAGAATTGTATGCATTAATGCTTTTTGCATTGTGTGGAGGTTTTGTATTGTTCGGATACCAAAATTTGGTGACTTTATTCTTAGGAGTTGAAATTTTGTCTATTCCGTTGTACGTAATGGCGGGAGCTAACAAAACCGACCTTAGGTCAAACGAAGCTTCATTAAAATATTTCCTGATGGGAGCATTTGCAACAGGTTTCTTATTATTAGGAATCGCATTCATCTACGGAAGCACAGGAACATTTGATTTATACAGAATTCACGATTTCAGCACGGTAAATCCTACCAACGGAATGTTTATTCTTGGAGTTGTATTGATGCTTTGTGCAATGGCATTTAAAGTAGCTTTAGCACCTTTCCACATGTGGAGTCCGGATGTTTACCAAGGTTCACCTTCGTTAATCACGGCTTTCATGGCAAGTGTAGTAAAAATCTCAGGATTTTACGCATTATTCAGATTAATGACGATTGGATTCTCTGGTGTTACTCACGAATGGATTAACATTTTAGGCGTATTCCTTATCATTACTTTATTATTGGCAAACGCAATGGGTCTTGCACAGACGAATGCTAAAAGAATGTTGGCGTACTCATCAGTTTCGCACGCAGGATATATAGGATTGGTATTCTTCGGAATGAATGCTCTTTCAACGTATACATTGGCATTTTATTTATTCGCTTATTCATTGTCTACAGTGGGAGTATTTATGTGCTTAATCTGGGTTGAAAAATTAAAAAGAGAAACTTCTTACGGAGCATTTAAAGGTTTGGCTAAATCTGAACCATTATTAGCAACCGTTGCAACTATCTCTTTGCTTTCAATGGCGGGAATTCCATTAACAGCAGGTTTTATGGGTAAATTCTCATTATTTGCTCAAGCGTTAAGCAAAGACAACAATGCGTTCTTAGTAATCGTAGCAGTTTTAGGTTCAGCAATTTCAATCGCTTATTATTTAAGATTAATTATCGCGATGTTCTTCTTCAAAGAATCTACATTTAAGACCAACGAAAAAGTAAGCATCACGTACAATATTGTTGCTGTATTTATTATAGTATCAATTATTGCATTGGGAGTTTTCCCTGATTTATTTGCTAAACAGTTTGGATTATAA
- a CDS encoding agmatine deiminase family protein has product MKNLITILCIALSINLTMAQTYHFPEESGEHEGTWLQWPHQHQHGITYRNRVEQTWVDMTKALQTNEKVHIIAYNETEKQRIINILEKAKVALKNVDFKIYPTDDVWIRDNGPIFVKDINGNILIENWGFNGWGEKYDFERCDKIPSKIGKDLGIKVIELGEKMVNEGGSVETDGNGVLMACKSSVISQEKEAIRNLGMTQGEAEDMFKKYYGVSKVIWLDGVTGLDVTDMHIDGFMKFVNHNTMLTMKDDDLLELGLSESDVEKLYSATNTKGKEYQKVYVPATKNKVKTAYGKQLEDKGSYVNYYVANKVVLVPNYGDVNDKIANAIIQKQYPDRKVIGIDVRNLYENGGMIHCVTQQQPAGKLLK; this is encoded by the coding sequence ATGAAAAATTTAATAACCATCTTATGCATTGCTTTAAGCATCAATTTGACTATGGCACAAACGTATCATTTCCCTGAAGAATCAGGCGAACACGAAGGAACCTGGCTTCAGTGGCCTCATCAACACCAACACGGCATAACGTATAGAAACCGTGTAGAGCAAACTTGGGTAGACATGACAAAAGCTTTGCAAACCAACGAAAAAGTTCACATCATTGCTTATAATGAAACTGAAAAACAAAGAATCATCAACATTTTAGAAAAAGCAAAAGTTGCATTGAAGAATGTAGACTTTAAAATATATCCTACAGATGATGTTTGGATAAGAGATAATGGACCTATTTTCGTGAAAGATATTAACGGAAATATTTTAATTGAAAACTGGGGTTTCAACGGATGGGGTGAAAAATATGATTTTGAAAGATGCGATAAGATTCCTTCAAAAATTGGAAAAGATTTAGGCATAAAAGTAATTGAGCTTGGTGAAAAAATGGTCAATGAAGGCGGTTCCGTAGAGACTGATGGCAATGGCGTTTTGATGGCTTGCAAAAGTTCGGTAATCAGTCAGGAAAAAGAAGCGATAAGAAATCTTGGGATGACACAAGGTGAAGCCGAAGATATGTTCAAAAAATATTATGGGGTTTCTAAAGTCATTTGGCTAGACGGCGTTACTGGTCTTGATGTTACCGATATGCATATTGACGGATTCATGAAATTTGTCAATCACAATACCATGCTTACCATGAAAGACGACGACTTACTAGAATTAGGACTTTCTGAAAGCGATGTTGAAAAATTGTACTCTGCAACCAATACCAAAGGTAAAGAATATCAGAAAGTTTATGTTCCAGCAACCAAAAACAAAGTGAAAACGGCCTACGGAAAACAATTGGAAGACAAAGGTTCTTACGTTAATTATTACGTCGCCAACAAAGTTGTTTTAGTTCCGAATTATGGAGATGTAAATGATAAAATAGCCAATGCTATTATTCAAAAACAATATCCCGACAGAAAAGTCATCGGCATCGATGTAAGAAATCTCTACGAAAACGGAGGAATGATTCACTGTGTCACCCAACAACAACCTGCAGGTAAATTATTAAAGTGA
- a CDS encoding T9SS type A sorting domain-containing protein: protein MKKLYMSAFFVCTTAVLYAQDVVWQKDIKSSTQDFLSQVTTTIDQQYLITGSSIQSKKITSDNKQNNGYDFHLIKLNQQGEEVWEKYFSGQNHDFLSATVATQEGGFLLAGTSFSGKSLDKKDASKGGSDIWLIRINEFGDELWQKTLGTAQDEEARSVIQTADFGFMVAGNVQNAANGFGSKDVTVTRLDKNGKVLSEIILGGRGLDEVEKMIPTPDGGALLGIYSRSGISNMSNKQSVMGNTNSNAKGDSSDITNYSLPITHPKSTENFGEGDYWMIKLSKDNKVEWEKNFGGKGDDHLRTMVFTSSGYIIGGESRSEKSGDKTVGIEEGTDVWLISLNTKGNEQWQKSYNFKNRDILMSMNVINTGNGRNTKGVLLGGYTQAEGRIEADDETFWMLYIDNDGNEQWRKHVKGESRKKEERLSDLKMNKDGSIVLAGTSAEELGKENWKIVKLGDQQTDQLIEKQNIKIYPNPVSDYAYVEIGFDSSTSSEQGFKEADITLYDMGGRQLQSLKTKNKITKINTQNLIQGAYLIVIKTDTKKTANAKLIKK from the coding sequence ATGAAAAAGCTCTACATGAGTGCATTTTTCGTATGCACAACGGCTGTACTGTATGCTCAGGATGTGGTATGGCAGAAAGATATTAAATCTTCTACTCAGGATTTTCTTTCACAAGTCACCACAACCATAGACCAACAGTATCTTATAACAGGAAGCTCTATTCAATCTAAAAAAATAACTTCGGATAATAAGCAGAACAACGGCTACGACTTTCATTTAATCAAACTGAATCAACAGGGTGAAGAAGTCTGGGAAAAGTATTTCTCAGGACAGAATCATGATTTTCTTTCAGCAACCGTTGCTACTCAGGAAGGTGGATTTCTTTTAGCAGGAACTTCTTTTTCAGGAAAAAGTTTAGACAAAAAAGATGCTTCAAAAGGAGGATCTGATATCTGGCTCATCAGAATCAATGAATTCGGAGATGAACTGTGGCAAAAAACTTTGGGAACAGCTCAGGATGAAGAAGCAAGATCAGTGATTCAGACTGCTGATTTTGGTTTTATGGTTGCTGGAAATGTTCAGAATGCAGCCAATGGATTCGGCTCGAAAGATGTGACCGTAACAAGACTTGATAAAAACGGAAAAGTACTTTCAGAAATAATCTTAGGCGGAAGAGGCCTCGATGAAGTGGAAAAGATGATTCCTACTCCAGATGGAGGAGCTTTGTTGGGAATTTACTCGAGAAGCGGAATTTCTAATATGAGTAATAAGCAATCGGTAATGGGTAATACCAATTCGAATGCAAAAGGAGACTCATCAGACATTACTAATTACTCATTACCAATTACTCATCCCAAGTCTACAGAAAACTTCGGGGAAGGCGATTATTGGATGATCAAACTCAGCAAGGACAATAAAGTAGAATGGGAAAAGAATTTTGGAGGTAAAGGTGATGATCATTTAAGAACCATGGTTTTTACTTCATCCGGATATATTATTGGTGGAGAATCGAGATCTGAAAAGTCAGGGGACAAAACCGTTGGCATTGAAGAAGGAACCGACGTTTGGTTGATTTCTTTAAACACAAAAGGTAACGAACAGTGGCAAAAATCCTACAATTTCAAGAACCGTGATATTCTGATGAGTATGAATGTAATCAACACCGGAAATGGTAGAAACACGAAAGGAGTTTTATTGGGTGGATACACTCAGGCAGAAGGAAGAATAGAAGCCGATGATGAGACCTTCTGGATGCTGTACATTGATAATGATGGCAATGAGCAGTGGCGAAAACATGTAAAAGGTGAATCTAGAAAGAAAGAGGAAAGGCTTTCTGATCTGAAGATGAATAAAGACGGTTCTATTGTTTTGGCAGGAACCAGTGCTGAAGAATTAGGTAAAGAGAACTGGAAGATTGTGAAATTGGGCGATCAACAAACTGATCAGTTGATAGAGAAACAGAATATTAAGATCTATCCTAATCCGGTATCAGACTACGCTTATGTAGAAATAGGATTTGACTCTTCGACAAGCTCAGAGCAAGGTTTTAAGGAAGCAGACATCACCCTTTATGATATGGGTGGAAGACAGCTTCAGAGCTTGAAAACAAAGAATAAGATTACAAAAATAAATACGCAAAATCTCATTCAAGGAGCTTATCTGATTGTGATAAAAACAGATACTAAGAAAACTGCGAATGCTAAATTGATCAAGAAATAA